GAGCTACTGAGCCGGACGGCCATCGAGGAACGCGAGCTCGATGAATTCGATAGGTTCCAGGGAGAGAGTTCGGATGTCGAGCCGATTGGTTCCGTGGCGGACACATGGCGCGCGCTTGGTGTCCTGGGCGGACTGGAGCGTGAGATCCTCCGGCGTGGACTTGACGAGATGGGTCCAGTCCTCGATGTAGTTGGCCCTGAGAACGGCCACGAACGGCTCCAGACAGTTCGAGCCGGTATCAAGACGGCGACGGCGCGTGCGACGGCCAGGGTCGATGCGAGGAACGGTCATCTGGGGCCTGCTGCAGGACCAGCACATGCTGGAGAGCCGGGTGAGACCATCTCGCCAAGCGAGCTGAACACCTACGCAGAGTGCGGGTTCAAGCATCTCATGGAGTATCGTCTCGAAATCACCGACGACGATGCGGACATGACCGGTGCGAACCAGGGCACCATCATCCACACAATCCTCGAGGAGTTCTACACCGGCATCCAGGACAGCAAGGGAACACCTGTCGATTTGGCGGGTCACGACTTGGGTGATCTGGAATCGCGCCTGCTCGATATCGCATTGGCGACACTCGATACGGCCGAGGAGTTGGACCTAGCTTGGAAGCAAGAGCTGCTGGCCGGCCTCGGGACGGCTGAAGCGAACCCCCACTACAATCCCTGGGATCTCGAGACCCCGATTGCGGGCGCGCTCAAAGGCTTCCTTGATGAGGAGCTTTCGCTCAGGGGTGCACTCGATGACGGTATCGAGACGATGACCACAGTGCCGACACATTTCGAATCCCACCAGCGGACGACCATCGGGGGTGTCGAGACCAGTGGTGTCATCGACCGCATCGACACCGGGAGTGACGGGTTCGTCATCCGGGACTATAAGACGGGGTCGGTCCCGAGTGCTGAGGATATCCTGGGCGGACTCGCGTTCCAACTCCCAATCTATCTCCTGCTGGCCCGTGGAATCGTTCCGGACACAGAACCCATCGGTGGCACCTACTACGCCGTCGGTGGGCCAGGTGACGTGTCGAGCTGGCGAACAGTACTGGCCGCGGACGACGATGCGGTGTACTACCAGCATGGCGGTGGCCCGGTTCGTCGTCTGAGCGCCCCTGTTATCGAGACACGAGAGGTTTTCCACGAGTATCTGGAGGCGACGATTCCCGAGCAACTGCGCAGCATCACAGCGAGCCTGGAAGCCGGCCATTTCAACCCGGCAATCAACGACCCTGGCGATGCTGGGTGTTCGTACTGCGAGTACCGGGACATCTGTGACGTGCGAGAGAGCCAGCGCCACGACCTCATCGAATCGCTTGAGAACACCGATACTGCCTACGTTCCGCCCGCAGCACGTGGGGAGATAGCAATCCCAACTCCTGGCGATGGTGATACCGGAGGGGACCGATGAACAGAACCGACCTGACCGGTGAGCAAGATCATGCAGTTGCGACATTGGATGCGAACTACCCGCTGATTGCAGGTGCAGGGACTGGGAAGACGACCACACTCTCGTTTCGGTACGTGGCATTGCTCGAGGCTAACCCGACACTGCATCCACGGGAGATACTGGTCACAACGTTCTCGAAGCGGGCGGCACGCGACCTCGTTGGGACCGTCCGCGAGCGCATCCTCGAGAAGATAGCCGGCGCCGACCCGGATGGGGAACTCGATATAGAGCGATGGCGTGGAGTCCTCGATGACCTCGACGACGCCTACATCCACACATTGCATGCCTTCTGCCAGCGACTCCTCCAGGAGCATGCACTGGATATCCCGACCATCCGACCCGGGTTCGATCAACTCGATGATACGGAGGGGAGCCGTCTCCAGGACGAAGTGATAGACGACCTCCTGACGGAGCAAGGTGATGCTATCGAGACCATCCTGGGAGACAACTTCACGAGCGAGGAGGGAATCCGGAACATCCTGCAGGGCCTGTTCGGGAAGCGTCCCGAGAGTAGAGAGTGGGCTGACTACTGGGCCCACCCCGAGCGGACGGCAGATGAGTACGTCGAGTACGTCCAGGAATCGTTCCATCCGCTTCCAGATAGCACCGCAAGGGACATCCTGGGTGCCAAGGAGTTGAAAACGGCCGTCGATGAGCTGCGGGACTTCATCGAGGACCCCCCGATGAGCGATACCGGCCAGGTATTCGATCGGTTGGCAGCAATCGTCGAACGAATCGACACGGCCGGTGGTTTGGATGGCCCATCGACCCCGGCCCAGCGGCGTGCGCTCATCGCCGATATCAGTGAGATTGCGACCAAGTCAAGTGGCGACCTCTATGGCAGCTACGAACCGAAGAAGACGGGCTGGTCGGGCAGTTCCGACGAGCGTGCCGCAATCGGGGACCTGGCCATTAGATTGGTCCAGATGGTGGATGTCGAGCAGTGGGCCGAACAACTCGGCGATATCGATTTGGCGGTCGACCGGCGCAGCGCCAGATACGTGTTCGCTATCGCTCGGCTGTTCGCCCACGCCGATGATATGTACCAGACCCGGAAGCAATCCCGGAACGTTGTCGATTACACCGACCTCATCCAGTACACCCGGGAACTACTCCAGTCCGATGGTGACCCGACAGACATCCGCCAGTCACTCCAGGAGCAGTTCGAATATGTGATGATCGATGAGGTGCAGGATACCGATACCGGACAGTGGGAGATAGTTGGTGAGTTGACCCGGTTAGCCGGTGATACGCCTCGATACAGCCGCCAGAACGTGTTCATGGTGGGTGATGAGAAGCAGTCCATCTATCGGTTCCGGGGCGCTGATGTGGCCGTGTTCGAACGGACACGCGCCGATGTGGTGGCTGCGAACGAGACCTCACTTGCAGCACTCGGGGGGTCGGCAAATCAGGAGGTGAATATCCGGACTGGCGACCGGCCGGGCTTCGAACTTGCTCGGAACTTCAGGACCCTGCCCACCACGCTGGAGTTCATCAATGGTCTGTTCGCCGGTATCTTCACCGACGATACCGACGACCGGCCCGCCTTCGAGGCGCCGCCGCAGGCACTGGAGCCCGGGCGTGACAACGACGCGGATATCGACCCAATCGTCGAGTACCTCTTCGTTCCCGATGAGGAGCTCCTATCGGAGGTGCTCCCGGCGGACCACACCCTCCGTACGGCACCGACCTACGACAGACGGGATACCGAGGCACGGACCGTCGCTGCACGCATCACAGAACTCGTCGATGGGGAGACCGAAGTCTACACCGAAGAGGGGGATGGAACCCAGACGGAGCCACTCGAGTTCGAGGACATCGCCATCATCCTCCGGAAGCGGACGCACCTGACGAGTTTCAAACGTGCCCTCCGCGAAGCCGATATTCCCCACTCTGTGATTAAGGGAGATGGATTCTACGAGACACCCGAGATTCGGGCACTGATGAACGTCCTCCGGACGGTCGCAGACCCGGCCGACGAGATTGCGCTCTACGGAATCCTCCGATCGCCCCTGTTCGGCATCAGCGACCGGACATTGGCTCCGTATGCGGAGTCGGAGGCGCTGTGGCCGGCCCTGCGAGCTAGCTCGGATGCCGATATCCAGCGAGCAGTGGCGGCAATCGAGCATCTCCGGGGGATGGCTGGCCTGACCGATACCGCAACAACGAGCGACACTTGGAGTCGGCTTATCGACTGGATAATCGCGGAGACCGGGTTCATCGCGAGTGTCGCCGCCGATGAGCGGCCCCGACAGGCGGCCGCGAACATCGACCAGTTCCGTGAGCTCCTGACCGGCTTCACGGAGCTGCCCGATATACAGTCGGTCGTGGACCGCATCGAAGCAGAACAGGAGTACGCCAACTACAGTCCGGAGGCGACCGTCCCGGAGGGAAGTCCAGGGGTCCAGCTGATGACCATCCATGCGGCCAAGGGTGATGAGTTCCCGATGGTCATCGTCCCGGGAATCTGCGACGACTACAACACGAAGAGCCCCATCAACAACAGCATCGAGTTCGAGACCATCGACGATAGACCGGCACTGGGGCTCCGTATCCCGGATGCCGAAGATCCGTT
The window above is part of the Haloarcula laminariae genome. Proteins encoded here:
- a CDS encoding UvrD-helicase domain-containing protein, translating into MNRTDLTGEQDHAVATLDANYPLIAGAGTGKTTTLSFRYVALLEANPTLHPREILVTTFSKRAARDLVGTVRERILEKIAGADPDGELDIERWRGVLDDLDDAYIHTLHAFCQRLLQEHALDIPTIRPGFDQLDDTEGSRLQDEVIDDLLTEQGDAIETILGDNFTSEEGIRNILQGLFGKRPESREWADYWAHPERTADEYVEYVQESFHPLPDSTARDILGAKELKTAVDELRDFIEDPPMSDTGQVFDRLAAIVERIDTAGGLDGPSTPAQRRALIADISEIATKSSGDLYGSYEPKKTGWSGSSDERAAIGDLAIRLVQMVDVEQWAEQLGDIDLAVDRRSARYVFAIARLFAHADDMYQTRKQSRNVVDYTDLIQYTRELLQSDGDPTDIRQSLQEQFEYVMIDEVQDTDTGQWEIVGELTRLAGDTPRYSRQNVFMVGDEKQSIYRFRGADVAVFERTRADVVAANETSLAALGGSANQEVNIRTGDRPGFELARNFRTLPTTLEFINGLFAGIFTDDTDDRPAFEAPPQALEPGRDNDADIDPIVEYLFVPDEELLSEVLPADHTLRTAPTYDRRDTEARTVAARITELVDGETEVYTEEGDGTQTEPLEFEDIAIILRKRTHLTSFKRALREADIPHSVIKGDGFYETPEIRALMNVLRTVADPADEIALYGILRSPLFGISDRTLAPYAESEALWPALRASSDADIQRAVAAIEHLRGMAGLTDTATTSDTWSRLIDWIIAETGFIASVAADERPRQAAANIDQFRELLTGFTELPDIQSVVDRIEAEQEYANYSPEATVPEGSPGVQLMTIHAAKGDEFPMVIVPGICDDYNTKSPINNSIEFETIDDRPALGLRIPDAEDPFSTVDTLARRGIGRARLSRLRAEEKRMLYVACTRSRDHLILAGTHDASLGDEG